In Aedes albopictus strain Foshan chromosome 3, AalbF5, whole genome shotgun sequence, the following are encoded in one genomic region:
- the LOC134291475 gene encoding uncharacterized protein LOC134291475: protein MLSTKTQTLSNEDLERYKEKIVVVDGKDPYTFSYDAKVLPLSVDYDMVLTYLLNTLSFRTGEPVRNHKSLEACKSFERGFVKEVKGRKYKHIYAVFGKVLHSMRLNDPPAECWILIQAVKSTSKEPGEIHSAHCDCTAGAGETCSHVAAVLYALCYARETCLDKKISVTELPAYWTQPSGSAQENLYKPVEDVNFGREVQTSCELREYNLEKSNDELKALILELSRAGQDVAASKAFFKPSELNAEEDDARFYAENILSFKKMFDADLVGRPLVEIIDHGKEIDWSFTNEDCMLVEELTRGQSSEPLWFKLRYGRVTASCFGKVVKTKIDSPSMTLINYICGESASQEFPATLYGKRNEHKAIAAAEDLFKLQKHKDFRTRKSGLIINTNYPYFAASPDCVFDCSCCGTVVIEAKCPYKFEHFQREDGIRSLITRQNPYILRDNDGNLKMNHKHEYYFQVQMQIHLSKASFALFVVWAPKFTLFIKVTKNEVFWKINSLKASKFFEQVLIPEILTNFFTIPSVANADDVNDGTNDRM from the exons ATGTTGTCCACAAAAACGCAAACTTTATCGAACGAAGATCTAGAACGATATAAAGAAAAAATTGTAGTTGTCGATGGGAAGGACCCGTACACATTCAGTTACGATGCAAAAGTGCTTCCATTATCGGTAGATTACGATATGGTTTTGACCTACTTATTGAATACGCTATCATTCCGCACCGGAGAGCCAGTAAGAAACCACAAATCACTGGAAGCGTGTAAAAGTTTTGAGCGAGGTTTCGTTAAAGAGGTGAAAGGACGAAAATACAAACATATTTATGCAGTGTTTGGAAAG GTTTTACATAGCATGAGACTCAATGATCCGCCAGCAGAATGTTGGATTTTAATACAAGCTGTTAAATCAACCAGTAAAGAGCCCGGAGAAATACATTCAGCTCATTGTGATTGTACTGCAGGTGCAGGTGAAACTTGCTCACACGTAGCAGCAGTACTTTACGCTCTGTGCTACGCCAGAGAAACTTGTTTGGATAAAAAG ATTTCCGTTACTGAACTCCCAGCCTATTGGACTCAACCATCTGGCAGTGCCCAAGAAAACTTATACAAACCCGTGGAAGATGTTAACTTTGGTCGAGAAGTACAAACCAGTTGTGAACTTCGGGAATACAATTTAGAAAAATCCAACGATGAGTTGAAGGCCCTTATACTGGAACTCTCAAGAGCTGGCCAAGACGTTGCAGCAAGCAAAGCCTTCTTCAAACCTTCGGAGCTGAATGCTGAGGAAGATGATGCACGTTTTTATGCTGAAAATATCCTGagctttaaaaaaatgtttgatgcCGATTTGGTTGGACGTCCGCTGGTTGAAATCATTGACCATGGTAAAGAAATTGACTGGAGCTTCACGAATGAGGACTGCATGCTAGTTGAAGAGCTGACTCGGGGTCAATCCTCTGAGCCATTATGGTTCAAACTAAGATACGGTCGCGTAACCGCCTCCTGCTTTGGTAAAGTGGTAaagaccaa AATAGATTCTCCGTCAATGACATTGATCAACTACATTTGCGGAGAAAGTGCAAGTCAAGAGTTTCCTGCGACATTGTACGGAAAAAGGAATGAGCATAAAGCTATTGCAGCTGCTGAAGATCTGTTTAAGCTTCAAAAACATAAAGATTTCCGTACAAGAAAAAGTGGATTGATAATCAATACTAATTATCCATACTTTGCTGCGTCGCCTGATTGTGTATTTGATTGTAGTTGTTGTGGAACGGTAGTAATAGAAGCAAAATGTCCATACAAATTTGAGCACTTCCAGAGGGAGGATGGAATCAGATCCTTAATTACAAGACAAAATCCGTACATACTTCGCGATAATGATGGGAACCTCAAAATGAACCATAAGCACGAATATTACTTCCAAGTACAAATGCAAATTCATTTATCTAAAGCTTCATTTGCCCTTTTTGTAGTCTGGGCCCCTAAGTTTACTTTGTTTATAAAAGTAACAAAAAATGAAGTTTTCTGGAAAATCAACTCGTTAAAAGCATCTAAATTTTTCGAACAGGTACTTATTCCAGAAATATTAACAAATTTTTTTACGATACCAAGTGTAGCTAATGCAGATGACGTAAATGATGGCACTAATGATAGGATGTGA
- the LOC109410423 gene encoding short coiled-coil protein homolog, with translation MDSSAMSLKSSEDIPLADDDLEVIINDDDSSKYMQNGRSLDSIASSYTNGNSSPRHFLESEGPDADEQEERARLITQVLELQNTLDDLSQRVDSVKEENLKLRSENQVLGQYIENLMSASSVFQSTNQAQASSAPKKK, from the exons ATGGATTCTTCGGCAATGTCACTCAAGTCCTCGGAGGACATCCCCTTGGCGGATGACGATCTGGAAG TGATCATCAACGATGACGACAGTTCCAAGTACATGCAGAACGGTCGCTCGCTGGACTCGATTGCCAGCTCGTACACGAACGGGAACTCCAGCCCGCGGCACTTCCTTGAAAGCGAGGGTCCCGATGCCGACGAGCAGGAGGAACGGGCCCGGCTGATAACCCAGGTGCTGGAGCTGCAGAACACCCTGGACGATCTGTCCCAGCGGGTGGACAGCGTCAAGGAGGAGAATCTGAAGCTGCGGTCCGAGAACCAGGTCCTCGGCCAGTACATCGAGAATCTGATGTCCGCTTCGTCGGTGTTCCAGTCGACCAATCAGGCCCAGGCCTCGTCGGCCCCGAAGAAGAAGTAA